A stretch of Egibacteraceae bacterium DNA encodes these proteins:
- a CDS encoding PIG-L family deacetylase: protein MALRRIACGVARRAARSLPPAVREVGLALAARAVDGPALLPGPPTGPVLVVAPHPDDETIGCGGAIARHVDRGDAVTVLVATSGEATSGGSRSGRRVGGERERECRAACATLGAREPVFARLPDGALAEHAVALAAVIAEHGRDCAAVYAPSLLDPHRDHRAANTALVAAGLGADVYGYEVWTPAPADVLLDVTGVYPRKEAALRCYAVALESVDYVRTAAGLAAYRSAAGGLGGRGHAEAFIRLAAAEHARLAARAGVT from the coding sequence GTGGCGCTGCGGCGGATCGCCTGTGGCGTCGCCCGCCGGGCCGCGCGGTCACTGCCGCCGGCGGTGCGGGAGGTCGGGCTCGCGCTCGCCGCCCGCGCCGTCGACGGCCCTGCCCTCCTTCCCGGACCGCCGACCGGGCCGGTCCTCGTCGTCGCGCCGCACCCCGACGACGAGACGATCGGCTGCGGTGGCGCGATCGCCCGTCACGTCGACCGCGGCGACGCCGTGACGGTGCTCGTCGCGACCAGCGGCGAGGCGACCTCGGGCGGGTCACGCTCCGGTCGGCGCGTGGGCGGCGAACGTGAGCGGGAGTGCCGGGCGGCCTGCGCGACCCTCGGAGCCCGCGAGCCGGTGTTCGCCCGCCTGCCCGACGGCGCGCTCGCCGAGCATGCCGTGGCGCTCGCGGCGGTCATCGCCGAGCACGGGCGGGACTGCGCGGCCGTGTACGCCCCGTCGCTGCTCGACCCCCACCGCGACCACCGCGCTGCGAACACCGCCCTCGTCGCGGCGGGGCTCGGCGCGGACGTCTACGGCTACGAGGTGTGGACGCCCGCGCCCGCCGACGTGCTGCTCGACGTCACCGGCGTCTACCCGCGCAAGGAGGCGGCGCTGCGCTGCTACGCCGTGGCCCTGGAGTCCGTCGACTACGTCCGCACCGCCGCCGGCCTGGCGGCCTACCGCAGCGCCGCGGGGGGTCTCGGCGGCCGGGGCCACGCGGAGGCGTTCATCCGTCTCGCGGCCGCGGAGCACGCGCGGCTCGCCGCGCGGGCCGGAGTGACCTGA
- a CDS encoding AMP-dependent synthetase/ligase — translation MVKTHAKGPDPVDVGTDQHLATRLWERAESSSAREILRYHDGGGWRGVTWKDLGTRVRKVAAGLIALGVGPGDRVALMSGTRLEWTIADLAVLAAGGVTVPIYETSSPEQCAWILRDSGARVAIAELATHAKSLDIARDDAPDLGEIFVIDDGGLDALAERAGPTEAEQVTVRSQALTTTDLASIIYTSGTTGNPKGCMLTHGNLVWTARQVEVNLKALFGADDSTLLFLPLAHVFARLIQFACLEADVQMGYARSVDKLAEDLVSYRPTFLLAVPRVFEKVFNGAQRKAEGAKRKVFDFAVATGQQWSTAVNEGRDPGLATNLKRGLVDKLVYSKLKDAMGGRITYCVSGGAPLAPYLAHFFHAAGVTILEGYGLTETTAPATVNMPDALRIGTVGRPISGVEIRIDEDGEILIKGGNVFAGYYHNEAATKEILTDDGWLRSGDLGELDDDGFLKITGRKKEIIVTAGGKNVAPAALEERLKAHRLVSQALVVGDDRPFVAALVTLDPEQLAAYAKEQGLSATSAAQLHNDPTVRAEVQKAVDHANGAVSKAESIRRFVILNRDFSQDEGELTPTLKLRRREVHSHFATQIEELYTQ, via the coding sequence ATGGTGAAGACGCACGCCAAAGGCCCGGATCCCGTCGACGTCGGGACCGACCAGCACCTCGCGACGAGGCTGTGGGAACGGGCAGAGTCGTCGAGCGCCCGTGAGATCCTGCGCTACCACGACGGCGGCGGTTGGCGGGGGGTGACCTGGAAGGATCTCGGCACGCGGGTCCGCAAGGTCGCCGCGGGGCTCATCGCCCTCGGTGTCGGGCCGGGCGACCGCGTCGCGCTCATGTCGGGCACGCGGCTGGAGTGGACCATCGCCGACCTCGCCGTGCTCGCGGCCGGCGGCGTCACCGTGCCGATCTACGAGACGAGCTCGCCCGAGCAGTGCGCCTGGATCCTGCGGGACTCGGGGGCGAGGGTCGCCATCGCCGAGCTCGCCACCCACGCCAAGAGCCTCGACATCGCGCGCGACGACGCACCCGACCTCGGGGAGATCTTCGTGATCGACGACGGTGGGCTCGACGCCCTCGCCGAGCGGGCAGGGCCCACAGAAGCCGAGCAGGTCACGGTGCGCTCGCAGGCACTCACGACCACGGACCTCGCCTCGATCATCTACACGTCGGGCACGACGGGGAACCCCAAGGGTTGCATGCTGACCCACGGCAACCTCGTGTGGACGGCCCGCCAGGTCGAGGTCAACCTCAAGGCGCTGTTCGGCGCCGACGACTCGACCCTGCTGTTCCTGCCCCTCGCGCACGTGTTCGCGCGCCTCATCCAGTTCGCCTGCCTGGAGGCGGACGTGCAGATGGGCTACGCCCGCTCGGTGGACAAGCTCGCGGAGGACCTCGTCTCGTACCGCCCGACCTTCCTCCTCGCCGTCCCCCGGGTGTTCGAAAAGGTCTTCAACGGCGCGCAGCGCAAGGCCGAGGGCGCGAAGCGCAAGGTCTTCGACTTCGCCGTCGCAACCGGCCAGCAATGGTCCACGGCGGTGAACGAAGGGCGTGACCCGGGTCTCGCCACGAACCTCAAGAGGGGCCTCGTCGACAAGCTCGTGTACTCCAAGCTCAAGGACGCGATGGGCGGGCGCATCACCTACTGCGTGTCGGGTGGCGCACCGCTCGCACCGTACCTCGCCCACTTCTTCCACGCGGCGGGCGTCACGATCCTCGAGGGCTACGGCCTCACGGAGACGACCGCCCCCGCGACCGTCAACATGCCCGACGCCTTGCGGATCGGCACGGTGGGACGGCCGATATCCGGGGTCGAGATCCGCATCGACGAGGACGGCGAGATCCTCATCAAGGGCGGCAACGTCTTCGCCGGCTACTACCACAACGAGGCCGCCACGAAGGAGATCCTCACCGACGACGGCTGGTTGCGCTCCGGGGACCTCGGCGAGCTCGACGACGACGGCTTCCTGAAGATCACCGGCCGCAAGAAGGAGATCATCGTCACGGCCGGTGGCAAGAACGTGGCGCCCGCGGCCCTCGAGGAGCGGCTGAAGGCGCACCGTCTCGTGAGCCAGGCCCTGGTGGTCGGCGACGACCGCCCCTTCGTGGCGGCGCTCGTCACGCTGGACCCCGAGCAGCTCGCCGCCTACGCGAAGGAACAGGGGCTGTCGGCCACCAGCGCTGCCCAGCTCCACAACGACCCAACGGTCAGGGCGGAGGTGCAGAAGGCGGTCGACCACGCGAACGGCGCGGTGAGCAAGGCCGAGTCGATCCGCAGGTTCGTCATCCTCAACCGCGACTTCAGCCAGGACGAGGGGGAGCTCACGCCGACGCTGAAGCTGCGACGCCGCGAGGTCCACAGCCACTTCGCCACCCAGATCGAGGAGCTCTACACGCAGTAG
- the hemQ gene encoding hydrogen peroxide-dependent heme synthase — protein sequence MATKPVVPSEGWGVLHLFFHVRRELLEDAGSAGRDFVGRLQRFNARDDYQVLAFSVLGQKADLGLVALGPDLAELDQLSIELTASPLGAALLPAASYVSLTELSEYTSNADDEARRLVEEDGMAKGSAEHAEALEAFRARMAGYAEHRLHPKLPHRQMIAFYPMSKRRAGQDNWYALDFAERKRLMAGHARVGRTYRGRVLQLITGSVGLDDWEWGVTLLADDPKALKDIVYEMRFDEVSARYGEFGPFVTGLVMQPEDLLDHLGLT from the coding sequence ATGGCAACCAAACCCGTCGTGCCCAGCGAGGGCTGGGGAGTGCTCCACCTCTTCTTCCACGTGCGCAGGGAGCTGCTGGAGGACGCCGGGAGCGCCGGTCGGGACTTCGTCGGCCGCCTGCAGCGCTTCAACGCCCGCGACGACTACCAGGTCCTGGCCTTCAGCGTGCTCGGGCAGAAAGCCGACCTCGGACTCGTCGCGCTCGGCCCTGACCTCGCCGAGCTCGACCAGCTCAGCATCGAGCTCACGGCCTCCCCGCTCGGCGCCGCGCTGCTGCCGGCCGCCTCCTACGTGTCGCTCACGGAGCTGAGCGAGTACACCTCGAACGCCGACGACGAGGCGCGGCGGCTCGTGGAGGAAGACGGCATGGCAAAGGGGTCCGCCGAGCACGCCGAGGCGCTCGAGGCGTTCCGTGCCCGCATGGCGGGCTACGCCGAGCACCGCCTGCATCCGAAGCTGCCGCACCGCCAGATGATCGCCTTCTACCCCATGAGCAAGCGGCGGGCGGGGCAGGACAACTGGTACGCGCTCGACTTCGCCGAGCGCAAGCGGCTCATGGCCGGTCATGCCCGCGTGGGGCGCACCTACCGGGGGCGGGTGCTCCAGCTCATCACCGGGTCGGTGGGGCTCGACGACTGGGAGTGGGGGGTCACACTGCTCGCGGACGACCCCAAAGCGCTCAAGGACATCGTGTACGAGATGCGCTTCGACGAGGTGAGCGCCCGCTACGGCGAGTTCGGGCCGTTCGTCACGGGTCTCGTCATGCAGCCCGAGGACCTGCTCGACCATCTCGGGCTGACGTAG
- a CDS encoding iron ABC transporter permease → MSDLAVDRRPATDSPVGPSRPARREGRPRRRARRSRAPAWLWVPALLVAVVMLLPLVYLAVRASEAGRQGLAIAADPATVRVLANTALLAGLVTAAGALLAIPLAWLTTRTNLPGRRLWSVLTALPLVIPSYVGAFTYIAAFGPRGMLQSVLAPLGVERLPDIYGMPGAVLTLTLFTYPYLLLTVRGALLGMDPALEEASRSLGHSPARTFRRVTLPQLRPAIGAGALLVALYTLSDFGAVSLMRFNSFTRAIYVQYQAAFDRTPAAVLAALLVLFTLALLAVEARTRRRVRYHSSHAGAPRSQPVVELGRWRGPALALCSTVVVLGLVVPLSVMGFWLARGLRAGEPLRLVATAAVNSVQAAGLAAAVAAAAAVPVALLAARHRSRVATLIERATYLGHALPGIVVALSLVFFGARYAGRLYQTLALLVFAYVVLFLPQAVGATRASALQIPPSVEEAARGLGRRVPAVLLTVTAPLIRPGVLAGAALVFLTAMKELPATLLLGPAGYTTLATSIWIATSEAFFARAAAPALMLVALAGVPLAFLLARHHRLGGTA, encoded by the coding sequence ATGTCCGACCTCGCCGTCGACCGCAGGCCGGCGACCGACAGTCCCGTGGGCCCGTCCCGGCCGGCCCGCCGGGAGGGGCGTCCACGCCGCCGCGCTCGCCGTAGCCGAGCGCCGGCGTGGCTGTGGGTGCCTGCCCTGCTCGTCGCGGTCGTCATGCTCCTGCCACTCGTGTACCTCGCGGTGCGCGCCAGCGAGGCAGGCCGGCAGGGGCTGGCGATCGCGGCGGACCCCGCCACGGTGCGGGTACTCGCCAACACGGCGCTGCTGGCGGGTCTCGTAACGGCTGCCGGCGCCCTCCTCGCGATCCCGCTCGCGTGGCTCACGACACGCACGAACCTCCCCGGCCGACGGCTCTGGTCGGTGCTCACCGCCCTCCCGCTCGTCATCCCCTCCTACGTCGGGGCGTTCACCTACATCGCCGCCTTCGGCCCCCGCGGGATGCTCCAGTCGGTGCTCGCACCCCTCGGCGTGGAGCGGCTGCCCGACATCTACGGGATGCCGGGCGCGGTGCTCACGCTCACGCTTTTCACCTACCCCTACCTCCTGCTCACCGTGCGCGGCGCGCTGCTCGGCATGGACCCCGCGCTCGAGGAGGCCAGCCGCAGCCTCGGCCACTCCCCCGCCCGGACGTTCCGGCGCGTGACCCTGCCGCAGCTCCGACCGGCCATCGGTGCCGGCGCGCTCCTCGTCGCGCTCTACACCCTGAGCGACTTCGGGGCGGTGAGCCTCATGCGGTTCAACTCTTTCACGCGGGCGATCTACGTGCAGTATCAGGCGGCGTTCGACCGCACCCCGGCCGCGGTGCTCGCGGCCTTGCTCGTCCTGTTCACCCTCGCCCTGCTGGCCGTGGAGGCACGCACCCGCCGCCGCGTGCGCTACCACTCGTCGCACGCCGGCGCCCCGCGGAGCCAGCCGGTCGTCGAGCTCGGCCGGTGGCGCGGCCCGGCGCTCGCCCTGTGCTCCACCGTCGTGGTGCTCGGCCTCGTCGTGCCCCTCAGCGTCATGGGCTTCTGGCTCGCCCGCGGCCTGCGCGCCGGCGAGCCGCTGCGCCTCGTCGCGACGGCCGCCGTCAACTCCGTGCAGGCCGCCGGGCTGGCCGCCGCGGTGGCCGCCGCCGCGGCCGTCCCCGTCGCCCTCCTCGCGGCACGCCACCGCAGCCGCGTCGCGACCCTCATCGAACGCGCGACCTACCTGGGCCACGCACTGCCCGGCATCGTCGTCGCGCTGTCGCTCGTGTTCTTCGGCGCCCGCTACGCCGGCCGGCTGTACCAGACTCTCGCGCTGCTCGTGTTCGCCTACGTCGTGCTCTTCCTGCCCCAGGCGGTCGGGGCGACGCGCGCATCCGCCCTGCAGATCCCGCCGTCGGTGGAGGAGGCCGCCCGCGGGCTGGGTCGCCGCGTCCCCGCGGTGCTGCTGACGGTCACCGCTCCCCTCATCCGCCCGGGCGTCCTGGCCGGCGCGGCCCTCGTCTTCCTCACCGCCATGAAGGAGCTGCCCGCGACGCTCCTGCTCGGCCCAGCCGGTTACACGACCCTTGCCACGAGCATCTGGATCGCGACGAGCGAGGCGTTCTTCGCACGGGCCGCCGCCCCTGCGCTCATGCTCGTCGCCCTCGCCGGTGTGCCGCTGGCGTTCCTGCTCGCCCGTCATCACCGGCTGGGAGGCACGGCGTGA
- a CDS encoding ABC transporter ATP-binding protein, giving the protein MTDPVIRLEGVRKSFGRASRKATTAKGATPVVRAVDGVDLAVTGGRVLALLGPSGCGKTTLLRLIAGFERPDAGSVTIAGAEVAGARTWVPPERRRVGMVFQDYALFPHLTVGGNVAFGLPRRRARARGALPGRVTEVLELVGLGGLADRYPHELSGGQRQRVALARALAPEPAVVLLDEPFSNLDAGLRAQVRADIHRILSVAGATALFVTHDQEEALSVADEVAVMHAGRIVQQATPEDLYRSPADRTVAAFVGDAELLPGHSVGLSAETDLGMVALTGPVQGAVEVVVRPESLVLTKDQTGDAVVVAREFYGHDQVLHLRLASGRLVRARLGPVTDLLPGDRCRVTVPGCHPAFPA; this is encoded by the coding sequence GTGACCGATCCGGTGATCCGACTGGAGGGCGTGCGCAAGTCCTTCGGCCGCGCGTCCCGCAAAGCCACCACCGCCAAGGGCGCGACGCCGGTGGTGCGGGCAGTCGACGGGGTCGACCTCGCGGTGACCGGCGGCCGGGTGCTCGCGCTGCTCGGCCCGTCGGGATGCGGCAAGACCACCCTCCTGCGGCTCATCGCCGGGTTCGAGCGGCCGGACGCCGGCAGCGTCACGATCGCCGGCGCGGAGGTTGCCGGGGCCCGCACCTGGGTGCCGCCCGAGCGGCGGCGGGTCGGCATGGTCTTCCAGGACTACGCGCTGTTTCCCCACCTCACCGTCGGAGGCAACGTCGCGTTCGGGCTGCCGCGGCGCCGTGCCCGCGCGCGCGGCGCCCTGCCGGGGCGGGTGACCGAGGTGCTCGAGCTCGTCGGCCTCGGCGGCCTCGCCGACCGCTACCCCCACGAGCTGTCGGGTGGCCAGCGCCAGCGCGTCGCGCTCGCGCGCGCCCTCGCGCCCGAGCCCGCCGTCGTGCTGCTCGACGAGCCGTTCTCCAACCTCGACGCCGGGCTGCGGGCGCAGGTGCGCGCCGACATCCACCGCATTCTCTCGGTGGCGGGCGCAACCGCGCTGTTCGTCACCCACGACCAGGAGGAGGCCCTCTCGGTGGCCGACGAGGTCGCGGTCATGCACGCCGGGCGCATCGTCCAGCAGGCGACGCCCGAGGACCTCTACCGCTCCCCCGCCGACCGCACGGTGGCGGCCTTCGTCGGCGACGCGGAGCTCCTGCCTGGCCACTCGGTGGGCCTGTCCGCCGAGACCGACCTCGGTATGGTCGCCCTCACCGGGCCCGTGCAGGGAGCGGTGGAGGTCGTCGTCCGACCCGAGAGCCTCGTGCTCACGAAGGACCAGACCGGGGACGCGGTCGTCGTAGCGCGGGAGTTCTACGGCCACGACCAGGTTCTCCACCTGCGGCTCGCCTCCGGCCGCCTCGTGCGGGCGCGTCTCGGGCCCGTGACCGACCTGCTGCCGGGCGACCGCTGCAGGGTCACCGTCCCCGGCTGCCATCCCGCCTTCCCCGCGTAG
- a CDS encoding ACT domain-containing protein — translation MRCSVRISLPDRPGALGAVAASLGRRGADIRSLEVVDVEDGFAVDELVVDVGEGKSVDLRYVLEELHGVVVEDVRPLAERSGGSPLELAVALSGTPAERALDVLVEQLPDAARLTWAAVLRAGARRPAVVTASVGGPSFVSAQTPWLPLTEPRRLEPAPWMPPTWSNGEQRYAVAAVPLGGPDEALLVARQFGPRFRSAELREIALLARLTAGRRGDTSGVAAPAP, via the coding sequence GTGCGGTGCTCGGTCCGTATCTCCCTTCCCGACCGGCCGGGCGCGCTCGGTGCCGTGGCCGCCAGCCTCGGTCGGCGGGGTGCGGACATCCGCTCCCTCGAGGTGGTAGACGTCGAGGACGGCTTCGCCGTCGACGAGCTCGTCGTCGACGTGGGCGAGGGCAAGTCGGTCGACCTGCGCTACGTCCTCGAGGAGCTCCACGGCGTCGTCGTCGAGGACGTCCGACCGCTCGCCGAGCGGTCGGGGGGCTCCCCGTTGGAGCTCGCCGTCGCGCTCTCGGGGACACCTGCCGAGCGGGCGCTCGACGTGCTCGTGGAGCAGCTGCCCGACGCCGCGCGGCTCACGTGGGCGGCGGTGCTCCGCGCGGGTGCGCGTCGGCCCGCGGTCGTCACGGCGAGCGTCGGAGGGCCTTCGTTCGTGAGCGCGCAGACGCCCTGGCTGCCGCTGACCGAGCCGCGGCGGCTCGAACCGGCGCCGTGGATGCCGCCGACGTGGAGCAACGGCGAGCAGCGCTACGCCGTCGCCGCCGTCCCTCTCGGCGGCCCCGACGAGGCGCTCCTCGTGGCCCGCCAGTTCGGCCCGCGGTTTCGGAGCGCCGAGCTCCGCGAGATCGCCCTGCTCGCCAGGCTCACCGCCGGCCGCCGGGGGGACACGAGCGGCGTCGCGGCGCCGGCTCCCTGA
- a CDS encoding methylglyoxal synthase: MKDPLRSRRTIALVAHDNCKADLVEWADFNRRGLAEHRLVATGTTGTILTHELGLHVERLQSGPLGGDLQIGAMVAEGSVDVLVFFWDPLETQPHDPDVKALLRIAVVWNIAVACNRTSADFLISSPLMSADYAPRRRDPSDQPRDLRRVV, from the coding sequence ATGAAGGATCCACTGCGCTCGCGCAGGACGATCGCCCTGGTGGCGCACGACAACTGCAAGGCCGACCTCGTCGAGTGGGCGGACTTCAACCGCAGAGGGCTCGCCGAGCACCGGCTCGTCGCGACCGGCACGACGGGCACGATCCTCACGCACGAGCTCGGTCTGCACGTCGAGCGGCTGCAGAGCGGACCGCTCGGCGGGGACCTCCAGATCGGTGCCATGGTCGCCGAGGGCAGCGTCGACGTCCTCGTCTTCTTCTGGGATCCTCTCGAGACGCAACCGCACGACCCCGACGTGAAGGCCCTGCTCCGCATCGCCGTCGTGTGGAACATCGCCGTCGCGTGCAACCGCACGAGCGCCGACTTCCTCATCTCCTCCCCGCTCATGTCGGCCGACTACGCGCCCCGCAGGCGCGATCCGTCCGACCAGCCCCGCGACCTGCGGCGCGTCGTCTGA
- a CDS encoding HU family DNA-binding protein codes for MNKAELIDAAAASAGLPKADMQRALDSVLEEITQAVKNGEKVALTGFGNFELRERAARTGRNPQTGQEMQVPASKAPAFKPGKAFKDAVNV; via the coding sequence ATGAACAAGGCCGAGCTCATCGACGCGGCGGCCGCGTCGGCAGGACTGCCGAAGGCGGACATGCAGCGCGCTCTCGACTCCGTCCTCGAAGAGATCACCCAGGCCGTGAAGAACGGCGAGAAGGTGGCGCTCACCGGGTTCGGCAACTTCGAGCTGCGCGAGCGTGCCGCCCGCACCGGCCGCAACCCGCAGACCGGCCAGGAGATGCAGGTCCCCGCGTCGAAGGCGCCCGCGTTCAAGCCCGGGAAGGCCTTCAAGGACGCGGTGAACGTTTGA
- a CDS encoding ArsC/Spx/MgsR family protein encodes MDVQLFGTAKSKATRKARRFFSERRVPVHFVDLRRRNPAPGELRRWVQRFGVEAVLDPASKAYEEQGLRYVSASPDDWVERLSADPSALALPLVRCGTELAVGDDPDGWQRLADAARGA; translated from the coding sequence ATGGACGTCCAGCTCTTCGGCACCGCGAAGTCCAAGGCGACCCGCAAGGCCCGGCGTTTCTTCAGCGAGCGGCGGGTGCCCGTTCACTTCGTCGACCTGCGCAGGCGCAACCCGGCACCGGGTGAGCTGCGCCGCTGGGTCCAGCGATTCGGCGTCGAGGCCGTCCTCGATCCCGCGTCGAAGGCCTACGAGGAGCAGGGACTGCGCTACGTGTCCGCCTCGCCGGACGACTGGGTGGAGCGCCTTTCCGCCGATCCGTCGGCGCTCGCCCTGCCCCTGGTCCGGTGCGGGACCGAGCTCGCCGTGGGTGACGACCCGGACGGCTGGCAGCGCCTCGCCGACGCCGCGCGGGGCGCCTGA
- a CDS encoding amidase translates to MEPDLAFAPAVALAGMVRDRVISPVELVDGYLDRIDRIDPHLNSFVTLDADRARDAARAAEASAGRPGTPAFHGVPIAIKDLHVTAGLRTTFGSKALADFVPDFDEESVRRIRAAGFVILGKTNVPEFGSLPVTEPLLHGPCRNPWDTERTPGGSSGGAAAALAAGLVPVSQGSDGGGSLRIPASNCGVFGLKPARGRVSNAPLFGDRLAGLSTTGVLARHVVDAAALLDVMAGYAPGDPHWAPPPARPFVKESATDPPPLRVGVVTSFPLAPFQREPLAAVESAAGLLTDLGHHVEPFALPVDAGVAEHFKLVWATGIAALPVDRALLEPFNAGLYDRGGTVSAPRLLQAINALQLASRTIVGASLAFDVVVSPTLAEPPLHIGEMRGLDVDATLARAAAYVGVTPVANITGQPSMSLPLGWSVEGLPIGVMVTGRPAGEATLLRLAGQVQRAADWSAARPPGG, encoded by the coding sequence ATGGAACCTGACCTCGCGTTCGCTCCGGCCGTCGCGCTGGCCGGCATGGTCCGTGACCGCGTGATCTCGCCCGTCGAGCTCGTCGACGGCTACCTCGACCGCATCGACCGCATCGACCCCCACCTCAACAGTTTCGTCACCCTCGACGCGGACCGCGCGCGGGACGCCGCCCGTGCCGCCGAGGCCAGCGCGGGCCGTCCCGGCACCCCTGCCTTCCACGGCGTGCCAATCGCCATCAAGGACCTCCACGTCACCGCCGGCCTGCGCACGACGTTCGGGTCGAAGGCCCTTGCCGACTTCGTCCCCGACTTCGACGAGGAGAGCGTGCGGCGGATCCGCGCCGCCGGCTTCGTCATCCTCGGCAAGACGAACGTGCCGGAGTTCGGTTCCCTGCCCGTGACCGAGCCCCTCCTCCACGGCCCGTGCCGCAACCCCTGGGACACCGAACGGACCCCGGGCGGCTCCTCGGGCGGGGCGGCGGCGGCGTTGGCCGCCGGCCTCGTCCCCGTCTCGCAGGGCTCCGACGGCGGCGGGTCGCTGCGCATCCCGGCGTCGAACTGCGGGGTGTTCGGCCTGAAGCCGGCGCGGGGGCGGGTGTCGAACGCCCCGCTGTTCGGGGACCGCCTCGCCGGCCTGTCGACCACCGGGGTGCTCGCCCGCCACGTCGTCGACGCCGCTGCCCTGCTCGACGTCATGGCCGGCTACGCCCCGGGTGATCCGCACTGGGCACCGCCACCCGCCCGTCCCTTTGTGAAGGAGTCCGCCACCGACCCGCCGCCCCTGCGGGTCGGGGTCGTGACGTCCTTCCCGCTCGCACCCTTCCAGCGCGAGCCCCTGGCGGCGGTGGAGTCGGCGGCGGGCCTGCTCACCGATCTCGGTCACCACGTCGAGCCCTTCGCGCTGCCGGTGGACGCCGGCGTCGCCGAGCACTTCAAGCTCGTGTGGGCCACGGGCATCGCCGCACTGCCCGTCGACCGCGCTCTCCTCGAGCCGTTCAACGCCGGCCTGTACGACCGCGGCGGCACCGTCTCCGCGCCCCGTCTGCTGCAGGCGATCAACGCGCTGCAGCTCGCGTCGCGGACGATCGTCGGCGCGAGCCTCGCCTTCGACGTCGTCGTCTCGCCGACGCTCGCCGAGCCACCCCTGCACATCGGGGAGATGCGCGGCCTCGACGTCGATGCGACGCTGGCACGCGCCGCGGCCTACGTGGGCGTGACGCCCGTGGCGAACATCACCGGCCAGCCGTCCATGAGCCTGCCTCTCGGCTGGAGCGTCGAGGGGTTGCCGATCGGCGTCATGGTCACCGGCCGCCCCGCCGGCGAGGCGACGCTTCTCCGCCTGGCCGGGCAGGTCCAGCGCGCCGCCGACTGGTCGGCGGCGCGACCCCCCGGAGGCTGA